CTCACCTAATGTGGCGCTAATCGACTCACGCGAACCCGAACGATATCGCGGAGAGCGAGAGCCGATCGATCCGATTGCAGGTCACATTCCCGGCGCAGTGAATTATCCGTGGCAATTCGCCACTGACGATCGCGGCTTCTTAAAAACTTCCGACGATCGCTGGTCAGCCTTTGAATCAAAAGACGAAATTTTGGTGTATTGCGGTTCGGGTGTCACCGCTTGCGTCAATTTATTGGCGCTTACAGCAGCGGGATGCGATCGCGCCAAACTTTATCCTGGAAGTTGGAGTGATTGGTGCTCGTATCAGGTCTAGAACAGCGGCAAACTAAAGACAATTCCAGCACCAAACAGAAAGCCATTGAAATCAATCCGTCGATCAGAGGAGTGCCCAAAGCTAAACCCACTAAACAAATTAACTTGAGTCCGTGGAGTCAGATTGTAGGTGACGCGCCCCAGGAGTTGATGATATAAATCGTCCCGCGCTTGCTGAGTAAAATGCGACCAAGTGAACTGATAATCGATCGCCATCTGGAGCTTTTGTGAAACACTGTAGCCCAGCGTTGTAATCAAAGAATTTAGAATGCGGCTGCGATCGTCGGGATTGGCAAAGCTCCAACGAAACTGATAATACGTATTCAGTGAAAGCCGGGCTGATAACGTATCTTGACGGCTCAATTCAACCCGAAGAGAATTGTCTCCAAAAAACTCCCGTCCGCTAAAAAATTGTTGTAGTCCTCGTGCAGATGTAAAGAGCTTCTGATTGCTCCAACCGATCTCACCAGACAACCGTGGCGTAATCCGATGAAAGATTCCCGCCCGCAACCGCAATTCATCATAATTTAATGACTCTATGCTTCCATTGATACTGCGGTACTGTCCAAGTCTGCCATAGCGAATCAAATTGGCATCAAAAGAGGTAATGAGGAAGGTTTTAGAACCGATCGGAGGCGCATAAAAAAAGGTCAGTCCAGTCCGCAGCAAGCCATCATTGATCGGCTCCACGTCTGAAAACACATTTGACGAGTTGAAATAATCTGTACGTAAGAGCAGATAAGCAGAAGGTAGACGAGGACGGTTTGGCAGGGCGATCGGTATCTCTGGTATTGTGCGCTCTTGAATTCGTAGCGTTCCCAATTCTGGATCACTGGCTCCAACAGGCGGGTCAGCGGCGATCGGTTGAACTTTTAAGTCTCCCAATTCTGGATCTGGAACCGGAGTGATTCGTAAATCTCCAAGCTCAGCGTCGGGGCTGCTTGGTTCAGCTTGTGCGACTTCTTCAACCTGTGCCGGAGGTTGTGAAGTTGCACCAATGCGAATCCTGCTTGTCGTGTAGGTGCAATTCGCGGAGAGCGATCGCCAGCAGCGATTTGCTACGATCCCCGGCGACTCTGGCAGCGCCTTTTGGCTAGTGTGATTTAGTACAACTTCTGATCGGAAAGCGGTTTGAACTGGAGCTGTCGCGCTTTGCTCAGAGGGTGCTAAATCTTTTGCTTGATGAGAAACACTTGAGACAGCCGATCGTTCCATTGGCAACTTTTCCAAGGGCGGCGGAGTCAGCGATCTCGATGCAGTTAACTCAGAATTCGCTGCTGACTGTCCTGAAACCAGAGATTTATTTGGTATAAAACTACACAGCCCCTTGCTTGCAGAGCTTAGAATTAGCCAAAAGCAGATCTGACCGATCAAGTAGGAATGAGAGTTGCACGATCGCTGATTCCTGCAGGAATTCTCTAGAGCCGCACTTGGGATCGTCAAAATTCTAAAATGTCTCAATATCAATCGTTTCACAGTTGCCCCGTCCACCAATCTGCATCCCTACTCAGGCTGATTTCAACTTGCTATTCTAGAAATTCGGTCAATTCTCTTACACTGTTGCCCATACGATAGATGCTAGTATCTTTACTGAATTTTTTATGAAGTCTCTTTAAAGCTTGAGCAGAAACTTTCTAAAGTTTCCCGCCAATGTGTAAAGTATCTGTGAAGAGGTAAATCTGTATTTTCACTTAATCATCTCATACGAGTAGAACTGGGTTGAACTTGTTCTAGGCTGACCCGCCTCTGATCGCGCTGATGCGCTTTCTGTCCTCTTGTTCTTGGAGCGTCTATGTCTCGCAAATTGTTCCTCGCAATCACGTCACTCTTACTCGGAATGGGTGCTGCATCCTGCGGTACTGCCTATGCCCTAACTCCGCTTACCTCTGCTGAAATCCGGGAAATTGTGAGGCGAGTTCAATTTGTTCCCAAGGGGCAGCCTGCTCGCGCTGCTGTGCTGTCAGAAATGATGCGTCCAGAGGATGCGCTTCATACGATGAGGTCTTCGCGGGTCGGGTTGCGCTTCAACGACGGTTCTTGGGCACGAGTCGGAGAAATGGCAATCTTCCGCTTTGTGCCTGGAACCCGGAACTTTCGCTTGACAAACGGCACCGTGTTATTGCTGATCAAGCCAGGACAGGGACGAACCACGATCGACACTCCCAACGCTTCAGCCGGAGTCCGTGGCTCAGCCCTATTTGTCCGATACGATGAGCAGACAGAAACGACGGTAGTGGGTGCCTTGACCAACAACCCTGCTGGCCCAATGGAAATCCTGGACAATACGACCGGACGCAAACTACCGCTAGAAGCGGGACAAATGGCGATCGTCGATCCGCTCGGCATTCGCCTGTTCAATTTTGATATGCACCGTTTCTACGAAACGAGTGATATTGTGCGCGGCTTAGATTTGCAGCGTCGAGACGCTCAGCCTAGCCCAGACCCAGGCATTGCAGCCGTACAAGCTGAGACTGCTCAAGCCCTAAAGGAACAACAGCCACTAAGTGGGCCAGTGATTGAGAACCCCAGAATGGTGCAGCTATCCCCTCCAGTAGCAACGCCTGTCACGACTCCGGCTCAGCCTTCTACTCCGGCTCAAAATTCTGATGAGCGCCAACCTTCTCAGCCTTCTACGCCAGCGGCAACTCCTGCTAATCCGCCCAGTGATGTTACAAGCTCCAGCGCCACCCCAGCAACGCCAGCAACACCAGCCTCAACCCCTGGTTCATCCAAACCCACCACTGCACCTCAGACGAACTCTGGTAGTACCTCGCAAGGCTCACCTGCTGGACAACCAACGGGGGGAACTTCAACGGGCAATCCAACCACGACAGGTACGCAGCCCCGTGGAAGACAAGTCATTGAGCAGTCGATCCCAGATCGCGGAATAAAGGCTCCTGAAACCTCCACTGTTCCAAATGCCCCTAGCGGAACTACCCCTTCGACCAATTCCAACCCGCCCTCTGGATCGACTTCTGCTCCTAATAGTTCCAATGGCTTAGGCACTTCTAATCCGTCCAATCCATCTGGTACGACTCCTACAACCCCTCCTTCCCCAACCACGAACTCTGGTTCCTCAACTTCAACAAACGGTACAGCTCCCCCAATTCTCCCAGGCGGTAGCACTGCTGGCGGTTCAAATCCGTCTCCCAGCACTCCAGTTACTCCTGCCGCAACTCCCAGCAATTCAGCTAATCCTCCTGCTGGAACGATCGTGAGTCCGCCTCCCAACACCCCAGTCACTCCTGCCGCAACTCCCAGCAACTCAGCTAATCCTCCTGCTGGAACGATCGTGAGTCCGGCTCCTAGCACTCCAGTCACTCCTTCCCCAAGCTCGGTCGCTACTCCCAATCCGAACCCAAATCCAACAACCAATACACCGATCAATCCTGCATCCACACCCACTCCAGCCGTCATTAATCCGACTTCTCCACCTAGTCCTCCCGCGCCCCCAGTCTCAACCCCCCCCCCTGCCCCAATAGTAGTCCCCCCCGCAACTCCCCCGATCGAAAACCCCACACCTCCAGAACCCCTAAAAAATTCTGGACAGCCTAATCTCTCTCCGCAGCCTTTAGAGATTACGCCATCGCAAGGGGCAGTTGGAACGCCTCAACCCAATCCAGTAGACAATTCAACACCACCTCTGGTCAGCGATCCGCCCACCTCCCCTCCAGTCCTGCCAATTCAGCCGCCTGTAACTCCTACAACGCCGCCCGTACAACCAGATCCCCCAACTCAGCCTCCAACGCCTGAATCATCAGCGCCTCCCACACCTGCTCCAGAGCCAGTCCAAAATTCTAGATAGTGGAACCGAAAACAAGAAGAGGGCGATCGTAAGTAACGATCGCCCTCTTCTTGTTTTTCGATAACTTTATGCTGACGGGACAAGCCGCTTTCTCAAAGCATCGGCACGTCGTTTTGCAGTTTGGTTAGTCGGCTCAAGCTCTAACGCTTGCTCATATATTTCCAGCGCTGGAGCTGCCAGTTGTTTGCGCTCATAGGCATGACCGAGGTTATTCAGCGCCGTGACATACTCTGGCAAGAGCTTTAGCGCTTCTTTATACTGCCGAATCGCTAGGTCGTACTGTTCTTGAGCAAAGTAGGCAAATCCCATTGCGTTATACACAGCAGCAAGGTCTTGACCTTCGAGCGTTTCAAGCTTAATCGCTTTCTGATATTGAGCGATCGCCTGAGTAAATAACCGCTTGTCGAGCAGAATGCTGCCAAGTTCGTAATACTCTTCGGCTGTGCCTTTCTCTTTGCTCAGCTTGTTTTGCAGGCGAGTAAAGGCACTCTCAACGCGACGAGTTTTGAGGACTTGCCGAGCGACAAAAAAGACGGCGCTACTAAGCAAAACCAGCAAAAGGGAAATGTAAAGAATTGGGGAGGCTATGCTGTCCATAGGAGTTTTGTCGATCGCAAATTTTAAGGCTTCTGTTTCAGGGTATCTCAAGGGAGACCCCAATAGGTAGCACGCTGCTGTAACCAACCTTCGGATTTCCATTGGCGCAGGAGTTGATCCACACGGCGGCGCAGCTCGTCGGATTCGAGTCCTTTGGGAAATACGATCGCTAACGGCTCGGTTGAAGCCCGGAACGGTAGGATGCGGTATTCAGGAAATTCCTGCACCCACCCTGCTAAAACGCTGACATCTGCCGCAAAGCCGATCGCTTGTCCTGATTCAATCAACTGTTTCCCGGCACTGTAGGACTCAGCACCGATGAGCTTGACTTGGGGAAACTGATAGCGCAAAGCTGCGATCGTGCTGGCATTGTTCAGAACCGCGATCGTTTGACTAGTCAAATCCCGTTGAGCTTGAATTGCCGCGCTTTTTGTAATGATCCCGGTTCCATCGAGATAGTACGGTTCACTGAAGGCAACAATTCGAGCGCGAGAAGCGTTGACGGTGACACGGGCGATCGCAAAATCAACGGTTTCGCCGGTGACAGCCGACAGCCGATCGCGATTGCTCACAGCCTTAAACTCGATCGCGGTCGGTCGTCCAAGTAATGCTTGTGCTAGACGCTGCGCGATCTCAATTTCAAAGCCTTGAAGCCTGCCTTGAGCATCACGAAATCCCAGCGGACAGACATTATCTTTTACCGCCACGATCAGACGATTGCGCTGAACGATCGTTTGTAAATCTGCCGCAAACAAAGATGGGGACACAAACCACTGCGCCCCCACCCATGACCAACTTAGAACTGCGACGAATCGCTTTCGCATACTTTAGGCTTGAACTGCCTTTTCGACGACTTTTGCAAATCCGGCTGGATCAAGAACCGCCAGTTGCGCCAGCATCTTGCGATTGATGAGAATGTCTGCTTTCTTCAGCTTACCAATGAGTTGGCTGTAGCTGATGCCTTGCTGACGTGCTGCCGCGTTGATCCGCGTGATCCACAAGCGACGAAAATCGCGTTTCTTCTTGCGACGATCGCGATACGCATTGCGGAGCGCTTTCATCACTTGCTGATTTGCGGTGCGGAACAACCGAGAGTGAGAGCCACGAAAGCCCTTTGCGAGTTTCAAAATCTTTTTGCGGCGTTTTCGAGCTACATTGCCGCGCTTCACCCGTGCCATGTTTCAACTATTCCTTAACTAATTTTTTGTGAGATCGTGCCTGAGTCCACCCTTACAGATAAGGCATCATCAACCGAACGTTTGCTTCATCCCGCTCGTTAACTAAATCTCCGCCTGCAATCCGGCGGCGGCGGCTCATACTCTTGTGAAACAAAAGGTGATTTCCATGAGTGCGACGGCGCTGGATCTTTCCGCCGCCTGTGGCTTTGAAACGCTTTTGTGCAGATTTACGGGTTTTCAGCTTCGGCATGGGTTTGCTCTAATTCGACACAGCTTTCAATCTTACTACAAATTTCAGATTTAGAGCAAACTGATTGCAGCTCAATCAGTTGTATTAATTTGGCTCATTAGAAAATGCGTCAAATGCGTCTACATAACCTGAATGCTACGGAAGTCCCAGTCAATTCCGAAGTCACGCCTGTTCTGTTAAGGCAATGCAAGGGATTAGTGTCGCAGGTTCTTTGAGTTTAATCACGACCGGCGCAACAGCATCCTTCTGCTTGAAGGCTTCTTCAACTTCCGGGTTAACGATAATCTCAGCATTACGCCGGGTGTATTCGCGATCTTCAATCCTGAAGGGATCAGCGCAAATGGAGCTGTAGTCGTGCCTGTAATTCGCTCGACCTTCACGTTCTAAGGCTAAGGTGGCTTGTGGAAAAAACGAGCCACCCTAGATTTTTTCGCTAAAATGGACAAGGAAGAACAGCAATTTTCTGTTTAACCGAACTCCATGAAATCAGTCGTTTCATGAGAAGTGGGCAGTTGTCCACTTTTTTTATTTGGAGAAGTGGTTCGATGGCGCATCCTTTGATTCCTCAAATTTTGGAAGTGGCGGCTCCGGTGGCGGAGTCGATCGATCTTGAAGTGGTTCATGCTGTGTTTCAAACGAATCAAAGTCCGCCCGTGCTGCGGATCGACGTGAGAAACAAGCAGGACGATACGGGACTGGATGACTGTGAACGCATGAGTCGGGCGCTGGAGCCACTTTTGGACGAATTGATCCCGGATCAGTATGTCCTCGAAGTGTCGAGTCCCGGTATCCCGAAAACCTTGACGAGCGATCGAGAATTTGTCTCGTTCCGGGGGTTTCCAGCGCTGGTCACAACGTCTGAACCGTTTCAAGGCCACATTTACTGGGAAGGCAATCTGATTCGACGTGACGAAACGAACGTCTATATCAGCAAAAAAGGACGCACGATCGCACTGCCAAGAGCGATCGTGTCAAGCGTTCAACTAACCGAAAGCGAAGAATAATTCGTTTTGCTCGACAACTCAATATTTACGGAGAATTTTCTATGTCAATGGTCGCTTTGCCCGGACTCAAAGACATGATCGACGGCATCAGCCGTGAACGCAACTTACCGAAGCTCTCGGTTCAAGCAGCGCTCAAAGAAGCCCTGATAAAAGGCTATGAGCGTTTCCGCCGCACTCAGCGCATCGATGGCGATGGATTTGACGAAGAATATTTCGATAACTTCGAGGTCGAACTCGATGTCGAAGAAGAAGGTTTCCGTGTACTGGCAACCAAAACGATCGTCGAAGAAGTCACAAACCCGGATCATCAAATCTCTCTTACTGAGGTTCAAGAAGTCGCCGCTGAAGCGCAAACGGGTGATACAGTTGTTCTGGATGTCACGCCGGATCAAGGTGATTTCGGTCGCATGGCAGCGATTCAAACCAAACAAGTCTTAGCGCAAAAGCTCCGAGACCAACAGCGCAAACTCATTCAAGAAGAATTCCAGGATTTAGAAGGCACAATTTTACAAGCGCGAGTGCTGCGGTTTGAGCGTCAATCGGTCATCATGGCAGTCGTCAGCGGATTTGGTCAGCCAGAAGTTGAAGCCGAATTACTAAAGCGAGACCAGCTACCCAACGATAACTACCGCGCTAATGCTACCTTCCGGGTGTATCTAAAGAAAGTCAGCGAAGGCTCTCATCGCGGCCCGCAATTGCTAGTTTCTAGAGCGGATGCAGGCTTAGTCGTCTACCTGTTTGAGAACGAAGTGCCTGAGATCCAAGATGATGTTGTGCGGATTGTGGCAGTTGCCCGTGAAGCAAATCCGCCCTCGCGCCATGTTGGTCCTCGCACTAAAATCGCCGTAGACACTTTGGAACGCGATGTTGATCCTGTAGGTGCTTGCATTGGAGCGCGTGGCTCTCGCATCCAAGCGGTAGTCAACGAACTGCGAGGAGAAAAAATTGACGTGATTCGCTGGTCACCTGATCCCGCTACTTACATTGCCAACGCACTGAGTCCAGCCCGCGTCGATGAGGTTCGCCTCGTTGATCCCGAAGGTCGTCAGGCGCATGTTTTAGTGGGAGAAGATCAACTCAGCTTAGCGATCGGCAAAGAAGGTCAAAACGTCCGCCTCGCTGCTCGTCTCACTGGCTGGAAGATCGACATCAAAGATAGCCGCAAATACGATGCGGCGGCTGAAACCGAGAAAATTGCAGCCGTGATCGAAGCTCGTCGTCAATCCCAACCCCCGGTTGACGAATACGAGGACGAGGAATTCTACGACGAAGAAGAGGAAACTGCACCAGCCTTGGAGACGGAACTCGAAGAACAGCAGGCTTAATGCGAGGCGGGAGTAGGCTTCTGCCAGCAAGAAAAGTTAACATAATCTTGCTCCCTAGCTTCTGCTTCATGCCACTGAATTATCGTCGCTGTCTTAGTTGCCGTAAAGTCGCACCGAAAGAAGAGTTTCTTCGAGTGGTGCGACTTTACCCGTCTCACGAAATCGCGATCAATACTGGGATGGGACGATCGGCTTATCTCT
This window of the Cyanobacteria bacterium FACHB-DQ100 genome carries:
- a CDS encoding FecR domain-containing protein, with product MSRKLFLAITSLLLGMGAASCGTAYALTPLTSAEIREIVRRVQFVPKGQPARAAVLSEMMRPEDALHTMRSSRVGLRFNDGSWARVGEMAIFRFVPGTRNFRLTNGTVLLLIKPGQGRTTIDTPNASAGVRGSALFVRYDEQTETTVVGALTNNPAGPMEILDNTTGRKLPLEAGQMAIVDPLGIRLFNFDMHRFYETSDIVRGLDLQRRDAQPSPDPGIAAVQAETAQALKEQQPLSGPVIENPRMVQLSPPVATPVTTPAQPSTPAQNSDERQPSQPSTPAATPANPPSDVTSSSATPATPATPASTPGSSKPTTAPQTNSGSTSQGSPAGQPTGGTSTGNPTTTGTQPRGRQVIEQSIPDRGIKAPETSTVPNAPSGTTPSTNSNPPSGSTSAPNSSNGLGTSNPSNPSGTTPTTPPSPTTNSGSSTSTNGTAPPILPGGSTAGGSNPSPSTPVTPAATPSNSANPPAGTIVSPPPNTPVTPAATPSNSANPPAGTIVSPAPSTPVTPSPSSVATPNPNPNPTTNTPINPASTPTPAVINPTSPPSPPAPPVSTPPPAPIVVPPATPPIENPTPPEPLKNSGQPNLSPQPLEITPSQGAVGTPQPNPVDNSTPPLVSDPPTSPPVLPIQPPVTPTTPPVQPDPPTQPPTPESSAPPTPAPEPVQNSR
- a CDS encoding tetratricopeptide repeat protein; the protein is MDSIASPILYISLLLVLLSSAVFFVARQVLKTRRVESAFTRLQNKLSKEKGTAEEYYELGSILLDKRLFTQAIAQYQKAIKLETLEGQDLAAVYNAMGFAYFAQEQYDLAIRQYKEALKLLPEYVTALNNLGHAYERKQLAAPALEIYEQALELEPTNQTAKRRADALRKRLVPSA
- a CDS encoding transporter substrate-binding domain-containing protein yields the protein MRKRFVAVLSWSWVGAQWFVSPSLFAADLQTIVQRNRLIVAVKDNVCPLGFRDAQGRLQGFEIEIAQRLAQALLGRPTAIEFKAVSNRDRLSAVTGETVDFAIARVTVNASRARIVAFSEPYYLDGTGIITKSAAIQAQRDLTSQTIAVLNNASTIAALRYQFPQVKLIGAESYSAGKQLIESGQAIGFAADVSVLAGWVQEFPEYRILPFRASTEPLAIVFPKGLESDELRRRVDQLLRQWKSEGWLQQRATYWGLP
- the rplT gene encoding 50S ribosomal protein L20 translates to MARVKRGNVARKRRKKILKLAKGFRGSHSRLFRTANQQVMKALRNAYRDRRKKKRDFRRLWITRINAAARQQGISYSQLIGKLKKADILINRKMLAQLAVLDPAGFAKVVEKAVQA
- the rpmI gene encoding 50S ribosomal protein L35 — translated: MPKLKTRKSAQKRFKATGGGKIQRRRTHGNHLLFHKSMSRRRRIAGGDLVNERDEANVRLMMPYL
- the rimP gene encoding ribosome maturation factor RimP, which translates into the protein MAHPLIPQILEVAAPVAESIDLEVVHAVFQTNQSPPVLRIDVRNKQDDTGLDDCERMSRALEPLLDELIPDQYVLEVSSPGIPKTLTSDREFVSFRGFPALVTTSEPFQGHIYWEGNLIRRDETNVYISKKGRTIALPRAIVSSVQLTESEE
- the nusA gene encoding transcription termination factor NusA — protein: MSMVALPGLKDMIDGISRERNLPKLSVQAALKEALIKGYERFRRTQRIDGDGFDEEYFDNFEVELDVEEEGFRVLATKTIVEEVTNPDHQISLTEVQEVAAEAQTGDTVVLDVTPDQGDFGRMAAIQTKQVLAQKLRDQQRKLIQEEFQDLEGTILQARVLRFERQSVIMAVVSGFGQPEVEAELLKRDQLPNDNYRANATFRVYLKKVSEGSHRGPQLLVSRADAGLVVYLFENEVPEIQDDVVRIVAVAREANPPSRHVGPRTKIAVDTLERDVDPVGACIGARGSRIQAVVNELRGEKIDVIRWSPDPATYIANALSPARVDEVRLVDPEGRQAHVLVGEDQLSLAIGKEGQNVRLAARLTGWKIDIKDSRKYDAAAETEKIAAVIEARRQSQPPVDEYEDEEFYDEEEETAPALETELEEQQA